A genome region from Clostridium sp. JN-9 includes the following:
- a CDS encoding DUF5309 family protein: MADIITQETVLQEFLPVINSNLTNTLDLVLQNGIYAAKSTIVTKGTRELNAPSSATAIEKDRIATDGSNTRKSARATVSNVCEVVDKFVSLSDTETVIEGNRLATEVSDAILEAKQDINLHIWGGSYSIADPRKMGNILKDTPSGQKISHLKAEMTKNIIVNAVNTAKKYAALNTIFGSYDAIQYIAGLLKASETRIQNDGSVSLDINKLTIGGQVLNVVLEENLTDSVVLGNKGLLEFYALNPLKQTALSKTGRTTDYMIGLEYTVLNRNPKAFYEITVTDLHA, translated from the coding sequence ATGGCAGATATAATTACACAGGAAACCGTACTACAGGAATTTTTACCTGTTATAAATAGTAATTTAACAAACACTTTAGATTTAGTTTTACAGAATGGAATATATGCAGCAAAAAGCACAATTGTTACAAAAGGAACAAGAGAGCTAAACGCTCCATCTTCAGCTACAGCCATAGAAAAGGACAGGATTGCAACAGACGGAAGTAACACTAGGAAAAGTGCCAGAGCAACAGTTAGCAATGTATGCGAAGTCGTAGATAAATTTGTAAGCTTATCTGATACAGAGACAGTTATAGAAGGAAATAGACTTGCTACAGAAGTTTCTGATGCTATTTTGGAAGCAAAGCAGGATATTAACCTCCATATTTGGGGCGGTTCTTATTCAATTGCCGATCCAAGAAAGATGGGCAATATCTTAAAAGATACTCCATCAGGACAGAAAATTTCACATCTGAAAGCTGAAATGACAAAGAATATTATTGTTAATGCTGTTAATACTGCAAAGAAATACGCAGCACTAAACACAATATTTGGAAGTTACGATGCTATACAGTATATAGCAGGATTGTTAAAAGCATCCGAGACAAGAATCCAAAATGATGGAAGTGTTTCCCTGGACATTAACAAATTAACAATCGGTGGACAGGTCCTTAATGTTGTGTTGGAAGAAAATTTAACAGATAGCGTTGTATTAGGAAATAAGGGATTGTTAGAGTTTTATGCTTTAAATCCTTTAAAGCAGACAGCTTTAAGTAAGACAGGAAGGACCACAGATTATATGATAGGCCTGGAATATACAGTTCTAAATAGAAATCCGAAAGCTTTTTACGAAATAACTGTAACAGACTTACACGCATAG
- a CDS encoding HK97-gp10 family putative phage morphogenesis protein, protein MDANNELIRNLEKLADTFTDNLADNFKEVRDAMQAEAEDKVPVDTGALKTSIDFKVEKSGNDSVGINLNVEKLEDYWADVEFGTSKQRPQPYLRPAVDKGIEKITEKVQDAFIKSI, encoded by the coding sequence ATGGACGCAAATAATGAACTGATAAGAAATTTAGAAAAATTAGCAGATACATTCACAGATAACCTAGCAGATAATTTTAAAGAGGTGAGAGACGCTATGCAGGCAGAAGCGGAAGATAAAGTCCCCGTCGATACTGGAGCGTTAAAAACAAGTATAGATTTTAAAGTAGAGAAAAGCGGAAATGATAGCGTAGGAATAAATCTGAACGTAGAAAAATTAGAAGACTATTGGGCAGACGTAGAATTTGGTACAAGCAAACAAAGACCACAACCATATTTAAGACCTGCTGTAGATAAAGGTATAGAAAAAATTACAGAAAAAGTACAAGATGCTTTTATAAAAAGTATTTAG